The following proteins are encoded in a genomic region of Sulfurimonas sp. HSL3-7:
- a CDS encoding DUF2202 domain-containing protein — MVRKVVMAGLAAAVMTTGAFAAKTVTTTVTLTEEQLDTLVFVYQEEKVARDTYITLGDIYSNQTVFANIQSSEQEHIDKAEGLCDTYGADTSAINEQEVGEFVVPVLQELYDTLVAQGSQSELSALMVGEYIEITDIDDLEEAEVGMPSDVVSTYENLKEGSLSHLAAFRDAIDAYSNR, encoded by the coding sequence ATGGTAAGAAAAGTGGTAATGGCCGGATTGGCCGCAGCAGTGATGACAACGGGGGCCTTCGCCGCAAAAACTGTGACAACGACAGTGACGTTGACGGAGGAACAGTTGGACACGCTGGTCTTCGTCTATCAGGAGGAGAAAGTGGCACGCGATACCTATATCACACTGGGCGATATCTATTCCAATCAGACGGTCTTTGCCAATATTCAGTCATCGGAACAGGAACACATCGATAAAGCCGAGGGACTCTGCGATACATACGGTGCCGATACGTCAGCCATAAACGAGCAGGAAGTCGGTGAGTTCGTTGTTCCGGTACTCCAGGAGCTTTACGATACGCTGGTCGCGCAGGGAAGCCAGTCGGAGTTGAGTGCGCTGATGGTGGGCGAATATATCGAGATCACAGACATTGATGATCTGGAAGAGGCGGAAGTCGGTATGCCTAGCGATGTCGTCAGTACCTATGAAAATCTCAAAGAGGGATCATTGAGCCATCTGGCCGCGTTCCGCGATGCGATCGATGCCTATAGCAACCGCTAA
- a CDS encoding DsrE family protein has translation MRKIVLLLTLIGLLQADEDAVKVVFDLTAGKLQTFEKKVLKGIAAHKAHYEGSLKELDVAVVIHGGAYKFFLKDPGHSPFSKEKELVKAQPELEKRIAAMADTYEVKFLMCDSGRVSNKLQKKEIYDFVTMVPNAAIGLIDKQNEGFAYIPISD, from the coding sequence ATGCGAAAGATTGTTTTACTGCTGACATTGATCGGGCTGCTGCAAGCCGATGAAGATGCCGTCAAAGTCGTTTTTGACCTGACAGCGGGCAAACTGCAGACATTTGAAAAAAAAGTCCTCAAAGGTATTGCCGCCCATAAGGCGCATTACGAAGGATCGCTCAAAGAGCTCGACGTCGCCGTAGTCATTCACGGCGGCGCATACAAGTTCTTTCTCAAAGATCCGGGGCATTCCCCTTTCAGTAAGGAGAAGGAGCTGGTCAAAGCCCAGCCCGAACTTGAAAAACGGATTGCGGCAATGGCCGATACCTACGAAGTAAAATTTCTGATGTGCGACTCGGGCCGCGTCAGCAATAAGCTCCAGAAAAAAGAGATCTATGATTTTGTGACGATGGTACCCAATGCCGCGATCGGCCTGATCGACAAGCAGAATGAAGGGTTTGCCTACATCCCGATCAGCGACTGA
- a CDS encoding DUF695 domain-containing protein, protein MQDYWEAYMKPMEGHPAMVSFNAGVSADVPDRAFGYVGFVKVPLKIPGAEGLIAPKEEDDISFIEDRLEMESLRYRAGKYIGRIITQGEVNFIYCLKLDFEWGDTVNAAMRNFETYTFTFGSRVDTEWEVYQKLLFPTPKEWQIIQNHHACDRLKEAGDNLFLTRAIEHKTYFDLSENRELFKKQIEAEGFHIQKEIEPSDDIALCGLIFYRRDRPYYYDIDALTLSLIDLTEALGGQYDGWETSLVKS, encoded by the coding sequence ATGCAAGACTATTGGGAAGCGTATATGAAACCCATGGAAGGTCATCCGGCTATGGTCTCTTTCAATGCGGGGGTTTCGGCTGACGTGCCGGATAGAGCGTTCGGCTACGTCGGCTTTGTGAAAGTACCGTTAAAGATCCCCGGGGCAGAAGGCCTTATAGCACCGAAGGAAGAAGATGATATAAGTTTCATCGAGGACCGTTTGGAAATGGAGTCTTTACGTTACCGCGCCGGTAAATATATCGGCCGGATCATCACACAGGGTGAAGTCAATTTTATCTACTGTTTAAAGCTTGATTTTGAGTGGGGCGATACTGTCAATGCCGCAATGCGAAATTTCGAAACATACACTTTCACGTTCGGTTCCCGCGTTGATACGGAATGGGAAGTGTATCAAAAGCTTCTCTTCCCGACACCTAAAGAGTGGCAGATCATTCAGAACCATCACGCCTGTGACCGGCTAAAGGAAGCCGGGGACAACCTTTTTCTTACCCGGGCCATCGAGCACAAAACCTATTTTGATCTTTCTGAAAACCGTGAGCTGTTCAAAAAACAGATAGAGGCAGAAGGATTTCATATTCAAAAAGAGATAGAACCTTCAGACGATATTGCCCTATGCGGCCTGATCTTCTATAGGCGTGACCGGCCCTACTATTACGATATCGACGCACTGACACTTTCGCTAATCGATCTGACGGAAGCGTTGGGTGGTCAATATGATGGCTGGGAAACGAGTCTGGTCAAAAGTTGA
- the hypA gene encoding hydrogenase maturation nickel metallochaperone HypA, with amino-acid sequence MHEYSVVQALMEQVERLAVEHSAQKVTKVIVKIGVMSGVEPHLLEIAFNTFKEKSICDAAEFVMNIQPLAIVCRACHVRSELNAVHYCCPACGSIDVEVVDGEDMFLMSLEME; translated from the coding sequence ATGCACGAATATTCTGTTGTCCAGGCACTTATGGAGCAGGTTGAGAGGCTCGCTGTTGAGCACAGTGCCCAAAAGGTGACCAAGGTGATCGTCAAGATCGGTGTGATGAGCGGGGTGGAACCGCATCTGCTAGAGATCGCGTTCAATACATTCAAAGAGAAGAGTATCTGTGACGCGGCGGAGTTTGTCATGAATATACAGCCACTGGCGATTGTGTGCAGAGCGTGTCACGTGAGGAGCGAACTCAATGCCGTTCACTACTGCTGCCCGGCATGCGGGAGTATCGATGTCGAGGTCGTTGACGGGGAAGATATGTTCCTCATGAGCCTGGAGATGGAATAA